Proteins found in one Serinicoccus marinus DSM 15273 genomic segment:
- a CDS encoding alpha/beta fold hydrolase produces the protein MRLRDVQTARTTTAVREAGDPGSPTVVLIHGNVSSSAFFDVLIEELAADFHVLAPDFRGYGDSARATIDATRGMADLSDDVAAVLDTLGVEGAVDVLGWSAGGNVALQLAMDHPGRVRRLVLEAPGSPFGFGGSTGEDGRPVADDFAGSGGGTANPQFCAALAAGDRGEEPTSPRTTLRSFYVAPGFTFAPEAEEAYLDAMLKTTVGDDVYPGDTATSDNWPGVAPGTTGMNNALSPKYLDQSGFADLDPAPPVLWIRGDADQIVSDTSMFDLAQLGKLGAVPGYPGEEVCPTQPMVSQMRAVLQAAGEFTEVVYEGCGHSPHLEQPERFVDEVRAFLQA, from the coding sequence ATGAGACTCCGTGACGTCCAGACCGCCCGCACCACCACCGCCGTCCGCGAGGCCGGTGACCCCGGCTCGCCGACCGTCGTGCTCATCCACGGCAACGTGTCGTCGTCGGCCTTCTTCGACGTGCTCATCGAGGAGCTCGCCGCCGACTTCCACGTGCTCGCGCCCGACTTCCGGGGGTATGGCGACTCCGCCCGGGCCACGATCGACGCCACCCGGGGCATGGCGGACCTGTCCGACGACGTCGCGGCGGTCCTCGACACGTTGGGCGTGGAGGGGGCGGTAGACGTGCTGGGCTGGTCGGCGGGCGGCAACGTCGCGCTCCAGCTGGCGATGGACCACCCGGGCCGGGTGCGGCGGCTGGTGCTGGAGGCGCCGGGCAGCCCGTTCGGCTTCGGCGGCAGCACCGGCGAGGACGGTCGCCCGGTCGCCGACGACTTCGCCGGGAGCGGCGGCGGCACCGCCAACCCGCAGTTCTGCGCGGCGCTCGCGGCGGGGGACCGCGGCGAGGAGCCGACGAGCCCGCGCACGACGCTGCGTTCGTTCTATGTCGCGCCCGGCTTCACCTTCGCGCCCGAGGCGGAGGAGGCATACCTCGACGCGATGCTGAAGACGACGGTGGGCGACGACGTCTACCCGGGCGACACCGCGACCAGCGACAACTGGCCGGGCGTGGCGCCGGGGACGACGGGGATGAACAACGCGCTGTCGCCGAAGTACCTCGACCAGTCCGGCTTCGCCGACCTCGACCCGGCGCCGCCGGTGCTGTGGATCCGCGGCGACGCTGACCAGATCGTGTCCGACACCTCGATGTTCGACCTGGCCCAGCTCGGCAAGCTCGGCGCGGTCCCGGGCTACCCCGGCGAGGAGGTCTGCCCGACCCAGCCGATGGTGAGCCAGATGCGGGCGGTACTGCAGGCGGCCGGCGAGTTCACCGAGGTGGTCTACGAGGGCTGCGGCCACAGTCCGCACCTGGAGCAGCCGGAGCGCTTCGTCGACGAGGTCCGCGCCTTCCTCCAGGCCTGA
- the deoD gene encoding purine-nucleoside phosphorylase — protein MSTHIAAEPGQIAPRVLLPGDPLRARWIAENFLEDAVCYTEVRGMLGFTGTYRGEQVSVQGTGMGQPSASIYVNELIREYAVQQLVRVGSCGALTEGLKVRDVVLAQAAATDSSMNSLRFSGYHYPATADFALLRAAVEAAEAADAPHLVGTVFSSDSFYHSRPELTQKVVEYGVVAVEMEAAEIYTLAAQHGRQALAICTVSDHIVTGEETSAQEREQTFGDMITIALDAALATPLPTAS, from the coding sequence GTGAGCACCCACATCGCCGCCGAGCCCGGCCAGATCGCCCCCCGTGTCCTCCTGCCCGGCGACCCGCTGCGGGCGCGCTGGATCGCCGAGAACTTCCTGGAGGACGCCGTCTGCTACACCGAGGTGCGCGGCATGCTCGGCTTCACCGGCACCTACCGCGGCGAGCAGGTCTCGGTGCAGGGCACCGGCATGGGGCAGCCGTCCGCGTCGATCTACGTCAACGAGCTGATCAGGGAGTATGCCGTGCAGCAGCTCGTCCGCGTCGGCTCCTGCGGGGCGCTCACCGAGGGGCTGAAGGTCCGCGACGTCGTCCTCGCCCAGGCCGCGGCGACCGACAGCTCCATGAACAGCCTGCGCTTCAGCGGCTACCACTACCCGGCGACCGCCGACTTCGCGCTGCTGCGGGCGGCCGTCGAGGCGGCGGAGGCGGCCGACGCGCCGCATCTGGTCGGGACCGTCTTCTCCTCGGACAGCTTCTATCACTCCCGTCCCGAGCTGACCCAGAAGGTCGTGGAGTACGGCGTCGTCGCGGTCGAGATGGAGGCTGCCGAGATCTACACCCTCGCCGCGCAGCACGGTCGGCAGGCGCTCGCGATCTGCACCGTGTCCGACCACATCGTCACCGGCGAGGAGACGAGCGCCCAGGAGCGCGAGCAGACCTTCGGCGACATGATCACGATCGCCCTCGACGCCGCGCTGGCCACGCCGCTGCCGACCGCGTCCTGA